A stretch of DNA from Spirosoma endbachense:
CACCCGGTCAGGCTGAGGAGGGTTCCGATTAATAATAAGTATGTCTTCATCTTTTTAAAGAGTGAATGAGCTAATGAGTGAAAGAGCGAATGAGTAAAGAGTGAAAGACTGACGCAGCACTATCGCTCATTCAATCTTTCGCTCTTTAATTTGCTTATTGGTTAGGGTTTCTGAGAATCAACGGATTGTTGTTGATGATTCCATCGTTGATGCGCGCGTAATAGTTGCCCAGCCGGAAAATATGGCTTTGCGTTACCCGACCCGACAGAACTTTGCGGTACACCCATTTATTATGGTTGGGTCCGCCTGGATCGTAGATTTTGTACGGCCACAAACTATATACCCGTGTGCTCGGCTCGGTGGCTTTACCCGGTAACGTAGTCAGGTCGGAGTTGCTGCCATCCCATACGACGTGGGCAAGCCGCCACCGCTTCATATCCCATAAAATGTGATTTTCAAAAGATAGCTCCACTTTGCGCTCGTGAACAATCCGATCGAACGTGATTTCTGAGGGAGTTAACGCTTTCGTGAGTCCTGCCCGATCGCGCACCTGTTTCATATACCCGGCAGCTATCGCAGTCTGACCTAGTTCAAAGGCTGCTTCGGCGGCATTGAGCAGCACTTCAGCGTAGCGATAACGTACATTCCAGACCTCACTCATCGTACCAATCTGCCCTGAACCAGTAACGGGGTCGTTGTATTTGCGCATATAAAATCCACTCTGCGCTGAGCCATCGTATCCTTCAATCGGTCCTGATAAACCTACTACCTGCACCGACGCACCGTTAACCATTTTGAGTTGGCCCAGTTGATCGCCCGACAAGGTGCTGCCGTTACCTAAAATCAGTCCGGCAAAGATGTCGATGGAGCGGTTTTTGAAAAGGTCTCCCGGTACCAGCACCGTTCCCCGAAGCCGCGCATCGCGTCCGGCGAAGAGATCTTCGGGTTTATCGTAGTAGATATAGTCAGTAGCCGCGCCTTTGTTTATCGGCAATGGCGCGAACGTATTATCTAACTTCTCGAACGACTGCACAAGGTTAAGCGAAGGATTCAACCGCCCCCCACGTTCGCCTTCTTCCGTAACAGCGCGTGGCTGATTATCTAATGCAAACGAGTGAACCTTACCACTTTGCAGTTTGTAATCCTCCACAAAAATCACCTCAGGGTTGTTCGCCTTGTCCAGGAAAATATTGGCGAAATTGGTGGAAAGGTCTGGCGCTTTCTGATAAAGCGAATACTGCCCGGAGGTAATCAATTCCTGAGCGGCATCCAGTGCTGTCTGGTAATACCCAGTTGCTTTAGCTACCGGGATGCCCACTTCGCCACCAGGTAACGTAACCGTCGGCGTATTGACACCGTATTTGGCAATGGAACCTGCATAAAGAGCTGCCCGTGATTTAGCGGCCAAGGCCAGTCCGTACGTAGCACGCGATTTCTCGTTGGGCGTTTTGGGCAGAATAGACTTGATCGCTTCAAGTTCGCTGATAACGTAGTCATAAATCTCCGACTCTTTGGCGCGGGGTTTACGGAGGTAAGCCGCATTGCCACTGTAATCGTAGGTGAGCGATTCGGTAATGAGCGGCACACCGCCCAGGCGCCTGACCAACTCAAAATAGACATTGGCCCGCAGGAACCGACCTTCGGCCACAAACCGGGCTTTATCGGCCGCGCTTAGTTTGGTTGCGGCATTGACCCGCTCGATGAACAGGTTAATCTCCCGGATGTAGCTATAATCCCAATACGTTACTTCAGGATTATTTATGCCCGGAAAGACATAATCGTATTCCCGGGTCTGATGCCGCGGGTAGTCGCCAGACGAGAAGGCTTCATCAAGGACCGCATAAATGCTAATTGTACCAGTGCCGGGCTCCTGAAAATCAGGAATACGGTTGTACAGGTCCGTTACGGCCGATAACACGAGCCGGGGGTCACTATAGACCTCATCGACCAGCAGAATACTGGTAGACTTAATATTCAGAAATTCAGAGTCGTCCTTACAGCCGGTCGTTAATGAAAACAGGATGGCGAACGATAGAATGTATTTTTTCATGGTTGTGTCGGTTTAGAAGCTCAGGTTCAGGCCAAAATTGAGCAGCTTGGTCTG
This window harbors:
- a CDS encoding RagB/SusD family nutrient uptake outer membrane protein, with product MKKYILSFAILFSLTTGCKDDSEFLNIKSTSILLVDEVYSDPRLVLSAVTDLYNRIPDFQEPGTGTISIYAVLDEAFSSGDYPRHQTREYDYVFPGINNPEVTYWDYSYIREINLFIERVNAATKLSAADKARFVAEGRFLRANVYFELVRRLGGVPLITESLTYDYSGNAAYLRKPRAKESEIYDYVISELEAIKSILPKTPNEKSRATYGLALAAKSRAALYAGSIAKYGVNTPTVTLPGGEVGIPVAKATGYYQTALDAAQELITSGQYSLYQKAPDLSTNFANIFLDKANNPEVIFVEDYKLQSGKVHSFALDNQPRAVTEEGERGGRLNPSLNLVQSFEKLDNTFAPLPINKGAATDYIYYDKPEDLFAGRDARLRGTVLVPGDLFKNRSIDIFAGLILGNGSTLSGDQLGQLKMVNGASVQVVGLSGPIEGYDGSAQSGFYMRKYNDPVTGSGQIGTMSEVWNVRYRYAEVLLNAAEAAFELGQTAIAAGYMKQVRDRAGLTKALTPSEITFDRIVHERKVELSFENHILWDMKRWRLAHVVWDGSNSDLTTLPGKATEPSTRVYSLWPYKIYDPGGPNHNKWVYRKVLSGRVTQSHIFRLGNYYARINDGIINNNPLILRNPNQ